Part of the Imperialibacter roseus genome, TCTCGGCCCTCGAACGGGTATACAGTACGTACCAATGACTGGGTGCTGGCATAATGAGTAGAAATACTACTCAAAGGTAGGAAGCCGGATGGATATGTCATATTTTTTTTAGCACAATTCGAAGGGGGGAGGAGGAATTTCTGATTGGAAATTATTGCTGATCAAGGAGAGGCTGGAATTGGGAGATAGACGGATATTCAGATGATCGGACAGTCGGATGATCAGACAGTCGGATATTCGGACAACAGACACGGTACCTTAACGGTCATTTTCGTAGCCACGAAGGCACAAAGACGCAAAGGTTGTGACGCTGCGTAGATGAGAAATCCTTTGGCGCACTTTAGGAGACGGGAGACAGTCCGACATTCGGACGTTCGGATGGTCGGAATCCTTTGGCTCCCTTTAGGGGCGCCTGGCTTGTGGTGCTGGGTGGGGGAAAACAAAGGATTGAAAGCGTTTAGGAGATGGTTGAAGAGAAGGAAAGTAAGCCGAGCCGGAACTGACAGCGCTTGCAGGAGTGGCTCGGGGCGTATCGACACCTGCGAGCAAGCGAGCAAAACTCCTTTCAGTGTCCTCTGCGAGAGACACCAAAAGGATTGGGAGTCCTCTGCGAGAGACCGCAAAAGGAGCTTTGTTGTCTGAACGTCTGACTCTCGGACTGTCCGAATATCCGACTTTCGGGTGTCTGTCTCTCTGACGACTTTATTCCTGGTAATATCCGCTGCCAGTGGCCTTTTTTCCACCATAGTAAGTTCCGTAGCCATACCCGTAGCCATAACCATAGTGGCCATTGGGTTTTTTGAAGTCGACACCATTCAACACGATGCCGATATTCTTCATCAATCCCTTGACATGGATGTCGTTTATGTAGTCGATGGCATGGCGGGGGGTGACGCTCTGCCGAATAATGAAAAGAGCGATGTCAGAATGTCGGCTGATCTCGATGGGATCAGATACAAGTCCTACTGGCGGCGTATCTACCACCACGTAGTCATATTCTTCTTTGAACCATTTCATTGCATCGTCGAACTCATGCCCCATCAGCAACTCGTTGGGGTTGGGGGGAACGGGGCCGGCTGTGATCATTTCGAGGCCCTTTACCTGGGTCGGTTGTATGACGTCCTTGTAGGTTTTGTCTCCAATAAGCAGCTGACTCATGCCTACGTCGTTGGAGATGCCAAAGGTGTCGAAGATCTTCGGTTTGCGAAGGTCGAGTCCCAGCAAGAGCACCTTGTGGCCCATCTTGGCCAGCATGATAGCTGTATTCATGGTCAGGAAGGACTTTCCCTCGCCCGAAAGGAAGGAAGTTACCATGATCACTTTGTAGTCTTTCTTCTCCAGGAACTTCAGTGCCGCCCTCATCTTTCTAAAGCTTTCCGCTACCTGCGAGCGAGGATATTTCTCCATCACCAGCTCAGTATCATAGCGGCTCAGCGCAATGGAAGCCAGTACTGGCAGTTTGGTACCCTTAGAAATTTCGTGGATCGACTGGATGGTAACTGAGAAGAAATCCTTGATGAGGAGAAAAATAATCGGGATGATCATTCCCATGCTAAAGCCAATTGCATAGTTGCGCATGGGAGTTGGGAAGGTTTGTCCTTTCAGCATTGGTGGGTCGACCACCTTCACATTTGGCACATTGGAAGCTTTGGCGATGCCCGCTTCTGCTTTTTTCTCCTGCAGGTAGATGAACAGGTTTTCACTGAGGGTAAACCTGCGCTGAATATTCACGAGCGTACGCTCTGTCAGCGGGAGTTGGTTCACCAACCTTTCGGCTTCTTTGATCCGCAAACCGAGGTCAGTAATCAAAATTTCGCTGCTCCCTTTCAGGTTCTCCACATTCTCGATGATACTTGAGATGATCTTCTGGATCTGCAAACGCAAGGACATCACCTGTGGGTTGACCTCCGTGGCATTCATTTCCAGTTGAGCGAGCTGAGAGGTAAGGTTCGCCAGGTTTCCGGTCAATGATTCGAGCATGGGCGACTGAATGCCTGCAGTAGAGGGACTAATAATT contains:
- a CDS encoding GumC family protein translates to MDAQGMNNNGSAPQYMEEENLDVKEWVFKILGIWQYILLSIVMCVGLVYLYHRYATPRFDVGGTILIKEDKKSINPELLQELQFFQGSSTKANEIEILSSYTLMKRTIESLNFDIEYYGIGRIKEREIETENMPFHITYVGENRPERTMTFTLELKEGQSFVLSSESLGLAEETYKFPAIIESRGVTFQIDEQATELAGAGLYEFKLFNAWDLAKSYKNRVKVSDVNKEASILSIGMQTELPAKGISFINNLIDIYIQRELEEKNETATRTVQFIDQQLASIQDSLMLIERRLQTFRADNKVVDISQEGLAALQKLEELEGKKAEEKFRIEYYNYIVDYLKKNRAPEGIISPSTAGIQSPMLESLTGNLANLTSQLAQLEMNATEVNPQVMSLRLQIQKIISSIIENVENLKGSSEILITDLGLRIKEAERLVNQLPLTERTLVNIQRRFTLSENLFIYLQEKKAEAGIAKASNVPNVKVVDPPMLKGQTFPTPMRNYAIGFSMGMIIPIIFLLIKDFFSVTIQSIHEISKGTKLPVLASIALSRYDTELVMEKYPRSQVAESFRKMRAALKFLEKKDYKVIMVTSFLSGEGKSFLTMNTAIMLAKMGHKVLLLGLDLRKPKIFDTFGISNDVGMSQLLIGDKTYKDVIQPTQVKGLEMITAGPVPPNPNELLMGHEFDDAMKWFKEEYDYVVVDTPPVGLVSDPIEISRHSDIALFIIRQSVTPRHAIDYINDIHVKGLMKNIGIVLNGVDFKKPNGHYGYGYGYGYGTYYGGKKATGSGYYQE